The Acanthochromis polyacanthus isolate Apoly-LR-REF ecotype Palm Island chromosome 2, KAUST_Apoly_ChrSc, whole genome shotgun sequence genome contains a region encoding:
- the chd9 gene encoding chromodomain-helicase-DNA-binding protein 9 isoform X5 has protein sequence MSTVKRPRGRPRKNANGPGGQVRVLSPPMKSSSSSSSSSSSSSSSSSSSSEKRVPRRTLHQMESTLQDKQEKANRIISEAIAKARQRGEKNIPRVMSPESFPSSSSQHRTHRDREHKGNGKARPKEKVSRKACIVPSSKSKQKAKIGKIVIKIGKKKKRKPDSSEESDDDPPPRHTPKDDDSKRRSNRQVKRKKYAEELEARLSDEEVKVIVKAKKSNTAASKEPAVQLFVENPTEEDAAVVDKIMSSRITKKEVSPGVVVEVEEFFVKYKNYSYLHCEWATEQQLEKDKRIQQKIKRFKMKQAQRALFFADMEEDPFNPDYVEVDRVLEVSYCEDKDTGEEVVYYLVKWCSLPYEDSTWELKDDVDQSKIEEFEQLQAAKPDSRRMDRPPANLWKKREQSREYRNGNSLRDYQLEGVNWLLFNWYNRRNCILADEMGLGKTIQSITFLEEIYRVGIKGPFLIIAPLSTIANWEREFRTWTHLNVIVYHGSMISRQMLQQYEMYFRDAQRRAIRGAYRFQAVITTFEMILGGCPELNAIEWRCVIIDEAHRLKNKNCKLLEGFKLMNLEHKVLLTGTPLQNTVEELFSLLHFLEPARFPSENTFMQEFGDLKTEEQVQKLQGILKPMMLRRLKEDVEKKLAPKEETIIEVELTNIQKKYYRAILEKNFSFLAKGAGQANMPNLVNTMMELRKCCNHPYLIKGAEEKILEDFREVHSPTAIDFHLQAMVQSAGKLVLIDKLLPKMKAGGHKVLIFSQMVRCLDILEDYLIQRRYLYERIDGRVRGNLRQAAIDRFSKPDSDRFVFLLCTRAGGLGINLTAADTCIIFDSDWNPQNDLQAQARCHRIGQNKAVKVYRLITRNSYEREMFDRASLKLGLDKAVLQSMSGRDNSLGGGTGGGAVQQQLSKKEIEDLLRRGAYGAIMDEEDEGAKFCEEDIDQILQRRTKTITIESEGRGSTFAKASFVASGNRTDISLDDPNFWDKWAKKADIDMDMVNGRNSLVIDTPRVRKQTRPFSATKDELAELSEGESDSDETKPKLRRNHDRLNSYGRTECFRVEKNLLVYGWGRWKDILNHGRFKKQLTERDVESICRALLAYCLVHYRGDDKIKSFMWDLIAPTEDGRTKELQNHLGLSAPVPRGRKGKKMKTQSSSFDIHKAEWLRKHNPEHMLQDDGYKKHLKHHCNKVLLRVRMLYYLKQEVIGSQAQNVLDGIDSSEIKIWVPEPDHSELPALWWDAISDKCLLLGVYKHGYEKYNTIRADPTLCFLDRVGRPDEKAIAAEQRGNDFMDGDVDDPEYKPAPALLKDDMEDDASSPGDLVVTDNAGDAVPVTGGETAYWPSPSVLTARLRRLITASQRYTKSRQILHIHQAQSQSQQTMILSAPLCPLPPTLNDTLNPKMAAKIERQQRWTRREEADFYRVVSTFGVVFDPTLAQFDWTKFRAMARLHKKTDESLQKYLCSFTAMCRRVCRLPPKEGDCAVDPSLTIQPITEERASRTLYRVELLRQVREQVLRHPLLYERLPLCQMSSDLPVWWEAGTHDRDLLIGAAKHGVSRTDYHILRDPELSFMAAQSNYSQTKAAQQQSRTSTPLLHSQYQAASSMLTGSPLPPPTQRDADPCGIVPKVEPTSEGEEGKERQGESWSPPQAPATPTGVEEKPVSVTRDNERQMVAARTKPLTPNSTERKPKKASKRGRREARHRSESDSDGSSSSSSSRSSSSSSSSSSSSSHSGSSSSSSSSSCSSGSSSSSSSSSSSSDDSDSEGEEGKKKVPAATSVKGFDEDSVASLSTTQDETQDPHVAENGITNNSSHPFQGGGYMLAASYWPKDRVIINRLDSICQAVLKGKWPGTRRVYEPGGAVASFYTTKLLDNANSLCEDPSASPQGSKVTKHVAENKEFSVKLNDQEGGLKLTFQKQGPPLKRPLESEDGPQAQQQYLARLHELQSASDTGLADITKPQCSFQTAPPGLTGQMRLNGVLDGQPVVKRRRGRRKNVEGVDLLFMNRSRVPAVPDQVPPGWGGIGQVGMAVPGYSQSSSQVPGDTDTRVPVINLKDGTRLAGDDAPRRKDLEQWLKEHPGFVADTGAFICGVNKMQMQFHLQDGRPKQKRHRCRNPNKIDVNSLTGEERVQIINRRNARKVGGAFAPPLKDLCRFLQENPEYGVPPEWADVVKQSGYLPESMFDRILTGPIVPEEVSRRGRRPKNPLAKAAAAAAPNQAASALGLNPLLANGLLSGMDLTSLQAFQQNLQSLQSLQLTAGLMGLPSDASNLAASNLAAMFPMMLSGMAGLPNLLGMSSLLGKSAQEGAGGSEEKTKGITSGGSGEPSASKAPPHTSDTKGERTEGSNTTPSSTSSSASSATATQSASAASAASSHPLSLNPLLLSGMLYPGMLLTPGLNLPVSATQLQSSNSDPTFPAAPPSASQSSAQETDRPQAEKDGEEEEEDEALEEALDEEEEEESTEQKDNSGPEGSGKAESSSSESGSSSSSSDDSDSSDED, from the exons GAAAATTGTCATCAAGattggaaagaagaaaaagcgaAAGCCAGACTCTTCAGAGGAGTCAGATGATGACCCTCCTCCTCGACACACTCCTAAAGATGACGACTCT AAGAGGCGGTCTAATCGCCAGGTGAAGAGAAAGAAGTATGCTGAAGAGCTGGAGGCCAGGCTGTCCGATGAGGAAGTCAAGGTTATTGTCAAAGCCAAGAAATCCAACACTGCAGCATCCAAGGAACCTGCTGTTCAACTGTTTGTT GAGAATCCCACTGAGGAggatgctgctgttgttgacAAAATCATGTCTTCTCGTATCACTAAGAAGGAG GTTTCGCCAGGAGTGGTGGTCGAAGTGGAGGAGTTTTTTGTGAAATACAAAAACTA CTCCTATCTACACTGTGAGTGGGCCACAGAGCAACAGCTGGAGAAGGACAAGAGGATTCAGCAGAAGATCAAACGCTTCAAGATGAAACAAGCACAGAGGGCACTCTTCTTTGCAGAT atggaagaggATCCATTTAACCCTGACTATGTAGAGGTAGACAGAGTGCTGGAGGTGTCGTATTGTGAGGACAAAGACACTGGAGAG GAAGTGGTATACTACCTGGTGAAGTGGTGCTCTCTGCCTTATGAGGACAGCACCTGGGAGCTGAAGGACGACGTAGATCAGAGCAAGATTGAGGAGTTTGAGCAGCTGCAGGCAGCCAAGCCAGACTCACGCAGGATG GACCGGCCCCCAGCTAATCTGTGGAAGAAGAGGGAGCAGTCGAGGGAATACAGGAATGGCAACAGCCTCAGGGACTACCAGCTAGAGGGGGTCAACTGGCTCCTCTTCAACTGGTATAACAG ACGTAACTGCATCCTGGCCGATGAGATGGGACTGGGAAAGACCATTCAGTCCATCACATTCCTAGAAGAGATCTATCGCGTAGGCATCAAGGGCCCCTTTCTCATCATTGCTCCACTGTCCACCATCGCCAACTGGGAGCGCGAGTTTCGCACTTGGACCCACCTCAATGTCATCGTCTACCATGGAAGCATGATCAGCAGGCAGATGCTCCAGCAGTATGAGATGTATTTCAGGGATGCACAG CGCCGTGCGATACGGGGTGCCTACAGGTTCCAGGCTGTTATTACCACATTTGAGATGATCCTAGGAGGTTGCCCTGAACTCAACGCTATAGAGTGGCGCTGTGTTATTATTGATGAGGCCCATCGTCTGAAGAACAAGAACTGCAAGCTGCTAGAGGGGTTCAAGCTCATGAACCTG GAGCACAAAGTCCTGCTGACAGGGACTCCTCTCCAGAACACAGTTGAGGAGCTCTTCAGCCTGCTCCATTTCCTGGAGCCGGCACGCTTCCCCTCTGAAAACACCTTCATGCAGGAGTTTGGTGACCTCAAGACTGAGGAGCAG GTACAGAAGCTTCAGGGTATCCTGAAGCCCATGATGCTGCGTCGTTTGAAGGAGGATGTGGAGAAGAAGCTGGCTCCTAAAGAGGAAACCATCATTGAGGTTGAGCTCACCAACATTCAGAAGAAGTACTATCGTGCCATCCTGGAGAAGAATTTCTCTTTCCTGGCTAAAGGAGCTGGCCAAGCAAATATGCCCAATCTGGTCAACACCATGATGGAGCTGAGAAAGTGCTGCAACCACCCCTACCTCATCAAAG GGGCAGAGGAGAAGATCCTTGAGGACTTCAGGGAAGTACACAGCCCCACTGCCATCGACTTTCACCTGCAGGCTATGGTGCAGTCTGCTGGGAAACTGGTCCTTATTGACAAATTGCTGCCTAAAATGAAGGCAGGAGGGCATAAAGTGCTCATCTTCTCCCAGATGGTGCGCTGCTTGGACATCTTGGAAGACTACCTCATTCAGAGAAG GTACTTGTATGAGCGGATTGATGGACGTGTTCGTGGGAATCTGCGACAGGCTGCTATCGACCGCTTCAGTAAACCCGACTCGGACCGCTTTGTATTCCTGCTGTGTACAAGAGCTGGTGGCCTTGGGATCAACCTCACCGCAGCAGACACCTGCATCATCTTTGACTCTGACTGGAACCCACAGAACGACCTGCAG GCCCAGGCTCGCTGCCATCGAATCGGTCAGAACAAGGCAGTGAAGGTGTACCGTCTGATCACCAGGAACTCATACGAGCGAGAAATGTTCGATCGCGCCAGCCTCAAGCTGGGCCTGGACAAAGCAGTGTTGCAGAGCATGAGTGGCCGAGATAACAGCCTGGGAGGAGGCACCGGGGGAGGG GCTGTACAGCAGCAGCTGTCTAAGAAGGAGATTGAAGATCTTTTGCGACGTGGCGCCTATGGGGCCATTATGGACGAGGAGGATGAGGGTGCCAAATTCTGTGAGGAGGACATCGACCAGATCCTTCAGCGCAGAACAAAGACTATCACCATCGAGTCTGAGGGACGAGGATCCACTTTTGCTAAG GCCAGTTTTGTAGCATCTGGAAATCGCACAGACATCTCTCTGGATGACCCTAATTTCTGGGACAAGTGGGCCAAAAAGGCTGACATTGATATGGATATGGTCAATGGCAGA AACAGCTTGGTGATCGACActcctcgtgtcagaaagcaaACAAGGCCATTCAGTGCCACCAAGGATGAGTTAGCAGAGCTTTCAGAGGGTGAAAGTGACAGCGATGAAACCAAACCTAAGCTCAGGCGAAACCATGATCGTCTCAACAGCTACGGCCGCACAGAGTGCTTCAGAGTCGAGAAGAACCTGCTTGTATATGG ATGGGGTCGTTGGAAGGATATTCTCAACCATGGCCGTTTCAAGAAGCAGTTGACTGAGCGTGATGTAGAGTCCATCTGCAGGGCGCTGCTGGCCTACTGCCTTGTCCATTACCGTGGAGATGATAAAATCAAGAGCTTCATGTGGGATCTCATTGCCCCTACTGAGGACGGACGCACAAAGGAGCTGCAGAATCACCTGG GCTTGTCTGCCCCAGTGCCTCGGGGCAGAAAGGGTAAGAAGATGAAAACCCAGTCGAGCTCTTTTGACATCCACAAGGCCGAGTGGCTTAGGAAACACAACCCAGAGCACATGCTTCAGGATGATGGCTACAAGAAGCACTTGAAACACCACTGCAACAA GGTGCTGCTCAGGGTCAGAATGCTCTACTACCTGAAACAAGAGGTGATAGGAAGCCAGGCCCAGAATGTGCTAGATGGCATCGACTCCAG TGAGATAAAGATCTGGGTGCCGGAGCCTGACCATTCAGAGCTGCCTGCTCTGTGGTGGGACGCAATCTCTGACAAGTGTCTGCTTCTGGGTGTCTATAAGCATG GTTATGAGAAGTACAACACTATTCGTGCAGACCCTACCCTGTGCTTCCTAGACCGTGTGGGACGACCAGATGAGAAGGCCATTGCTGCTGAACAGAGAGGCAATGACTTCATGGATGG ggatGTGGATGATCCAGAATACAAGCCTGCTCCAGCCCTGCTGAAGGACGACATGGAG GATGACGCCTCTTCTCCTGGAGACTTGGTTGTCACTGACAACGCTGGAG ATGCAGTCCCAGTGACTGGGGGTGAAACTGCCTACTGGCCCTCCCCCTCAGTGTTGACAGCCAGACTGAGGCGTCTGATCACAGCCTCCCAGCGCTACACTAAGAGTCGGCAAATTCTGCACATCCACCAAGCTCAGTCTCAGTCCCAGCAGACCATGATACTGTCTGCTCCACTCTGCCCGCTGCCCCCCACACTCAACGATACCCTCAACCCTAAGATGGCTGCTAAGATTGAACGCCAACAAAG GTGGACCAGGCGAGAAGAGGCTGACTTCTATCGTGTTGTCTCCACTTTCGGTGTTGTTTTTGATCCAACTCTTGCGCAGTTTGACTGGACCAAGTTCAGGGCCATGGCTCGGCTGCACAAGAAGACTGATGAGAGTCTGCAGAAATACCTGTGCTCTTTCACCGCCATGTGCCGACGGGTGTGTCGACTTCCACCCAAGGAGGGAG ACTGTGCAGTGGACCCTTCTCTGACCATCCAGCCCATCACAGAGGAGCGAGCGTCGCGAACCCTGTACAGGGTAGAGTTGCTTCGTCAGGTGCGGGAACAAGTCCTTCGACATCCGTTGCTCTATGAGCGCCTGCCGCTGTGCCAGATGAGCTCTGACCTACCCGTCTGGTGGGAGGCTGGCACTCATGACCGCGACCTGCTAATTGGTGCTGCGAAGCACGGCGTCAGCCGCACTGATTACCACATTCTGAGAGACCCCGAGCTCAGCTTTATGGCTGCTCAAAGCAACTACAGCCAAACAAAAGCTGCACAGCAGCAGTCGCGTACGTCCACCCCACTCCTACACTCTCAGTACCAGGCTGCCAGCTCGATGTTGACAGGCTCTCCTCTGCCCCCACCCACCCAGAGAGACGCAGATCCCTGTGGGATTGTGCCCAAAGTGGAACCGACCTCAGAAGGGGAGGAGGGCAAGGAGAGGCAGGGAGAGAGCTGGAGTCCCCCTCAGGCACCAGCTACTCCCACAGGTGTGGAAGAGAAGCCTGTTTCAGTGACGAGAGACAATGAGAGGCAGATGGTGGCAGCACGAACCAAACCCCTCACACCTAACTCCACAGAGAGAAAACCTAAGAAGGCCAGCAAGAGAGGCCGCAGGGAGGCCAGGCATCGCTCAGAGTCCGACTCAGATGGCTCATCATCAAGTTCTTCATCacgctcctcttcctcttcatcatcatcctcttcttcctcatcaCATTCCGGgtccagctcctcctcttcttcatcatcttgCTCCTCTGGCTCTTCAtcgtcgtcctcctcctcctcctcttcttctgatgACAGTGACAGTGAGGGAGAGGAAGGGAAGAAGAAAG TGCCTGCAGCAACCAGTGTAAAGGGCTTTGATGAGGACAGTGTGGCATCTCTGAGCACCACACAGGATGAGACACAAGACCCCCATGTAGCTGAGAATGGCATCACCAACAACTCCTCTCATCCTTTCCAGGGAGGAGGATACATGCTCGCTGCATCCTACTGGCCAAAG GATCGCGTGATTATCAACCGCCTGGATAGCATTTGCCAGGCAGTGCTTAAGGGCAAGTGGCCCGGAACACGTCGGGTGTACGAACCTGGAGGTGCAGTGGCCTCCTTCTACACCACCAAGCTTCTGGACAACGCCAACAGCCTGTGCGAGGACCCCTCTGCCTCGCCACAGGGGTCAAAGGTGACCAAGCATGTTGCAGAAAACAAGGAGTTCTCAGTAAAACTCAACGAT CAGGAGGGAGGTCTGAAGCTGACCTTCCAGAAGCAGGGTCCACCTCTGAAGAGGCCCCTGGAGTCTGAGGATGGCCCCCAGGCCCAACAGCAGTACCTGGCCCGGCTTCACGAGCTGCAAAGTGCATCAGACACAGGCCTGGCTGACATCACCAAGCCTCAGTGCAGCTTCCAGACgg ctcctccaggtcTTACTGGTCAGATGAGGCTGAACGGAGTACTGGATGGCCAGCCAGTGGTTAAGAGacggagagggaggaggaagaatgTGGAAGGGGTGGACCTCCTCTTCATGAACAGGAGTCGAGTCCCTGCTGTTCCCGATCAG GTGCCTCCAGGGTGGGGGGGTATTGGCCAGGTGGGCATGGCTGTGCCCGGCTACAGCCAGAGCTCCAGTCAGGTCCCCGGAGACACTGACACCAGAGTCCCTGTTATCAACCTCAAAGATGGCACCCGGCTTGCAGGAGATGACGCTCCCAGGAGGAAAGACCTGGAACAGTGGCTAAAAGAGCACCCAGGCTTTGTGGCAGACACAGGAGCCTTCATTTGT GGGGTAAACAAGATGCAAATGCAGTTCCACTTACAGGACGGTCGGCCCAAGCAGAAAAGGCATCGCTGTAGGAACCCCAACAAGATCGATGTCAACAGCCTGACAGGAGAGGAAAGGGTCCAGATCATCAACAGGAGAAATGCACGAAAG GTTGGTGGAGCATTTGCTCCTCCTCTGAAGGATCTGTGCAGGTTCCTTCAGGAAAACCCAGAGTATGGAGTCCCACCTGAATGGGCTGATGTGGTTAAACAGTCG GGTTACCTCCCAGAGAGCATGTTTGACAGGATCCTGACGGGGCCCATCGTTCCTGAGGAGGTGAGCCGGCGAGGACGTCGACCTAAGAATCCTCTGGctaaggcagcagcagcagcggcaccCAACCAAGCAGCCTCTGCTCTGGGTCTAAACCCTCTGCTGGCCAACGGCCTCCTCTCTGGAATGGACCTCACCAGTCTGCAGGCCTTCCAGCAAAACCTCCAGAGTTTACAGTCCCTGCAGCTCACCGCAGGCCTGATGGGGCTGCCGTCCGACGCTAGCAACCTGGCCGCGAGTAACCTAGCCGCCATGTTTCCCATGATGCTGTCTGGCATGGCCGGATTGCCAAACCTGCTCGGCATGAGCAGCTTGCTCGGGAAGTCTGCTCAGGAAGGTGCAGGAGGCTCGGAAGAGAAAACAAAGGGAATCACCAGCGGTGGATCCGGAGAGCCGTCTGCCTCTAAAGCCCCCCCTCACACCTCAGACACCAAAGGAGAAAGGACAGAGGGCTCGAACACGACTCCTTCCTCCACTTCCAGCTCTGCTTCCTCTGCCACCGCCACACAAAGTGCTTCAGCTGCCTCTGCAGCCTCCAGTCACCCACTTTCTCTTAACCCCTTGTTACTCTCCGGTATGCTTTACCCAGGGATGCTTCTCACTCCAGGCCTTAACCTTCCTGTGTCCGCCACACAGCTGCAGAGCTCCAACAGTGACCCCACCTTTCCAGCTGCTCCGCCTTCAGCCTCCCAGTCATCGGCACAGGAGACGGATCGGCCACAGGCAGAGAAGgatggggaggaggaggaggaggacgaggcaTTAGAAGAGGCTCtggatgaagaagaggaggaggagtccacagaacaaaaagacaacagtGGTCCTGAAGGTTCAGGGAAAGCAGAGTCATCTTCATCAGAATCTGGGAGTTCTTCCTCATCCTCAGACGATTCAGACTCAAGTGATGAGGACTGA